From the genome of Alosa sapidissima isolate fAloSap1 chromosome 14, fAloSap1.pri, whole genome shotgun sequence, one region includes:
- the fth1a gene encoding ferritin, heavy polypeptide 1a translates to MTSQVRQNFHQDCEAAINRQINLELYASYVYLSMAYYFDRDDQALHNFAKFFRNQSHEEREHAEKLMKLQNQRGGRIFLQDIRKPERDEWGSGMEALECALQLEKSVNQSLLDLHKVASERNDPHMCDFIETHYLDEQVKSIKELSDWVTNLRRMGAPQNGMAEYLFDKHTLGKESS, encoded by the exons ATGACCTCTCAGGTGAGACAGAATTTCCACCAGGACTGCGAGGCAGCCATCAACCGTCAGATCAACCTGGAGTTGTATGCCTCCTATGTCTACCTTTCGATG GCATACTACTTTGACAGGGATGACCAGGCCTTGCATAACTTTGCCAAGTTTTTCCGCAACCAGTCTCACGAGGAGCGCGAACATGCTGAGAAACTCATGAAATTACAGAACCAGAGGGGAGGCAGGATCTTCCTGCAAGACATCAGG AAGCCTGAGAGGGACGAGTGGGGCAGTGGAATGGAGGCTCTCGAATGCGCACTCCAGCTGGAGAAGAGTGTCAACCAGTCCCTGCTGGACCTCCACAAGGTCGCCTCCGAGCGCAACGATCCTCAc ATGTGCGATTTCATCGAGACACACTACCTGGACGAGCAGGTGAAGTCCATCAAGGAGCTCTCCGACTGGGTGACCAACCTGCGCCGCATGGGTGCTCCCCAGAACGGCATGGCCGAGTACCTGTTCGACAAGCACACACTGGGCAAAGAGAGCAGCTAA